Proteins encoded in a region of the Podarcis muralis chromosome 2, rPodMur119.hap1.1, whole genome shotgun sequence genome:
- the GEMIN5 gene encoding gem-associated protein 5 isoform X1: protein MLCGTRGEAAAAGRRFAAARGDGRCEQRKRKREGEAAWEEGDRMAAAWRPGPAERVLTASPNWYCSRCSDTSQDGRLFGFAARNSVCLLEIRPSAPSFHGELVGHTERVSGFSFCSYPGQNSFCASSSDDGTVKIWDTQTLTVMTEHTLHQNTISAVHWSPKMKDLVVSGDEKGIVICYWHNRNDSQQFFPEPRTIFCLTCSLHHENLVAIGYKDGIVVVIDISRKGEVVHRLRGHDDEIHSLAWCPELGEEGICGRQDDFQEDTAVGGVTEEAAVTKGYYLASGSKDQTIRVWSCTRSRVVMTLKLPFLKRRGGGVETPVKERLWLTLHWPPSQPTHILSSCFGGELLQWDLTQHGKRKWELLGASSEGQNHSRIAFNLCSLQVEARQLLLSISMDRDVKCWDLATLNCCWTLPSLGGFVYCLAFSPVDTGCLAVGVGDGMLRVWNTTSINNHYDVKTFWQGIKSKVTALAWHPKKEGCLAFGTDDGKVGIYDTYSNKPPQISSTFHKKTVYTLAWGPPVLPLSFGGDGDRPSATLYSCAGEGIVFQHNPWKLGDEAHDINKLIRETNSVKHKLPAHTEISWKPDGSILAIGNEDGSIEILRAPDLKLLCTIQQHHKLINAIRWHHDHGAQPELSYMIASGSNNAVIYVHNIKNVIENSPERPVTITEPFRTLAGHTAKITSLSWSPHHDGRLVSACYDGTAQVWNVLKEEPLHNYRGHRGRLLCVQWSPVEADSIYTGADDFCVHKWVATKQEHSRPPQGKKIIELEKKRNTQLKPKAKKKKKPLGKVPSISDVSDWVNGGENAKESFLEENGLSDQEGEKEQQEQDTVERISMEVHKDSPVCSPLACVTDIPKPPVIHKTPLVRKDQFKPGSDSSMKRKKPRSILPLSTSMDHRSKEDLHQDCMKLAAFLHSKAQNEDISSCSKDPIHLGLFTDRPALYRMIEAEGKSHLENGHPELFQQLMLWKGDLKSALQSAAERGELTDQLVAISPMAGYQTWAWTVEAFAKQLSFQEQYVKAASHLLSIHKVYEAVELLKSHNLFREATAVAKARLRPEDPVLKDLYTSWAAVLEKDGHYSMAAKCYLGAASPYDAAKVLAKKADTTSLKAAAELALIAGEKDLSTMFSFKCAQELMSSKNWVGAQDVLQQHESLLGQRLVFCVNELLQKCLTEKNLVENRSPSLPCYHSWTVKQDCSFTEMVADVWQSIFGVDTAEQSKNLLEQLRTIEYPPATSHSHPRQVLFHISHDLTLAILSHQTASWEETVKATLGAVTRSYDAGNFRLMQEICNLLLPTGCAHLREKLDSTDLQSMAACKSLEAFVAYGQLYDLWWNPEPVDFHVMEQPGLTSEACTFELPTPSQSNIERVSLPEETEVEDLLSRGHNNCTHSETDSVASSSLLVQRQAKLRGCRVLLSEEYAAIQSTKREISRIQQTLADMINQHQKNNLHQSATNSQDLAESPASQSQNKEQVNEPVSLLDLTKQLTEANQKLAEFPDSIKVSPFPDVLECCLVVLHMSVQHHEVVPELQEKSLELLRKYKGTHICKDEICLILEWMNKILLHSHAGP, encoded by the exons ATGCTTTGCGGCACACGCGGGGAAGCAGCTGCAGCTGGGCGGCGCTTTGCGGCGGCGCGGGGCGACGGCCGCTGCGAGCAGCGAAAAAGAAAACGTGAGGGGGAAGCCGCCTGGGAAGAAGGAGACAGGATGGCGGCGGCGTGGCGCCCCGGGCCAGCCGAGCGGGTGCTGACGGCCTCGCCCAACTGGTACTGCAGCCGCTGCAGCGACACCTCCCAGGACGGGCGCCTCTTCGGCTTCGCGGCTCGCAACAGCGTGTGCCTCCTGGAGATCCGCCCCTCCGCGCCCTCCTTCCACG GGGAGCTAGTCGGCCACACCGAAAGAGTTTCGGGTTTCTCGTTTTGTTCCTATCCTGGTCAGAACAGCTTCTGCGCCAGCAGCTCTGATGATGGAACCGTGAAAATCTGGGATACACAAACATTGACTGTCATGACTGAACATACGTTGCATCAG AATACAATTTCTGCAGTGCACTGGTCGCCGAAAATGAAAGACTTGGTTGTGTCTGGTGATGAGAAGGGAATAGTAATTTGCTACTGGCATAATCGAAATGACAGCCAGCAGTTCTTCCCAGAGCCCAGAACTATATTCTGTCTCACCTGTTCTCTGCACCACGAGAATTTGGTAGCCATTGG CTATAAAGATGGAATAGTGGTTGTGATCGACATCAGCAGAAAGGGAGAGGTTGTTCATCGACTGAGAGGTCATGATGATGAAATACACTCTCTGGCTTGGTGCCCTGAGCTTGGGGAGGAAGGTATATGTGGTCGACAAgatgacttccaag AAGACACTGCTGTTGGAGGTGTGACGGAAGAGGCAGCTGTAACAAAAGGCTATTACTTGGCATCAGGAAGCAAAGATCAGACTATCCGTGTGTGGAGCTGCACCAGAAGCAGAG TGGTAATGACTCTGAAATTGCCTTTTTTGAAAAGAAGAGGTGGAGGTGTTGAAACACCTGTGAAAGAACGCCTCTGGTTAACACTACATTGGCCCCCAAGTCAGCCCACACACATCTTATCCAGCTGCTTTGG AGGTGAGCTGCTGCAGTGGGATTTGACTCAACATGGGAAGCGGAAATGGGAACTTCTGGGAGCATCATCCGAAGGACAAAACCACTCCAGGATAGCGTTCAATTTGTGTTCCTTGCAAGTAGAGGCTAGGCAGCTACTTCTCTCCATTTCAATGGACAGAGAT GTGAAGTGTTGGGACCTGGCAACTTTAAATTGCTGCTGGACGTTGCCTTCTCTTGGGGGTTTTGTGTACTGTTTGGCCTTTTCCCCCGTGGATACAGGCTGCCTTGCTGTAGGAGTTGGGGACGGCATGCTTCGGGTGTGGAACACCACGTCTATCAACAATCACTATGATGTGAAAACCTTTTGGCAGGGCATTAAATCCAAGGTCACAGCT TTGGCCTGGCACCCAAAGAAAGAAGGCTGTTTAGCTTTCGGAACAGATGATGGGAAGGTCGGCATCTATGACACCTACTCCAACAA GCCCCCACAGATCTCCAGCACCTTCCACAAGAAAACGGTGTACACGTTAGCCTGGGGACCTCCCGTCCTTCCGTTGTCCTTTG GAGGGGATGGTGACAGACCTTCAGCAACTTTGTATAGCTGTGCAGGAGAGGGGATTGTCTTTCAGCACAATCCTTGGAAACTTGGTGATGAAGCCCATGACATCAACAAACTAATCAGAGAAACTAATTCAGTCAAA CACAAACTACCAGCACACACAGAGATCAGCTGGAAACCAGATGGCAGCATCTTGGCTATTGGTAATGAAGATGG TTCTATTGAAATACTTCGGGCTCCTGACTTGAAACTCTTGTGCACCATCCAGCAGCACCACAAGCTCATCAATGCTATTCGCTGGCATCACGATCATGGGGCACAGCCAGAACTGAGTTACATGATAGCTTCTGGCTCAAACAATGCTGTCATTTATGTACACAATATCAAGAATGTCATAG AAAACTCTCCAGAGAGACCTGTGACAATAACTGAACCTTTCCGTACTTTGGCGGGGCACACAGCTAAGATTACTAGCTTGTCTTGGAGCCCACATCATGACGGGCGGCTCGTATCTGCTTGCTATGATGGCACTGCCCAG GTTTGGAATGTTCTGAAGGAAGAGCCTTTGCACAACTACAGGGGACACCGGGGCCGGCTGCTTTGTGTGCAGTGGTCCCCTGTGGAAGCGGACTCCATTTATACTGGAGCAGACGACTTCTGTGTTCATAAATGGGTAGCTACAAAGCAAGAGCACAGCCGCCCTCCCCAAG GTAAGAAGATCATTGAATTGGAGAAAAAGAGGAACACTCAGCTCAAACCAAAagccaagaaaaagaagaagccgtTGGGAAAGGTGCCTTCAATATCGGATGTAAGTGACTGGGTGAATGGTGGTGAGAACGCGAAAGAGTCTTTCTTAGAGGAGAATGGCCTGTCAGAccaagagggagaaaaggagcaACAGGAGCAGGATACAGTTGAGAGGATTTCCATGGAAG TTCATAAGGATTCTCCAGTGTGTTCACCGCTTGCCTGTGTGACCGATATTCCAAAACCACCTGTGATCCACAAGACCCCGCTTGTGAGGAAGGATCAGTTTAAACCAG GATCAGATTCTTCTATGAAGAGGAAAAAGCCTCGCTCCATCCTACCTCTCAGCACATCTATGGACCATAGGTCAAAAGAAGACCTGCACCAGGACTGTATGAAACTAGCAGCTTTCTTGCACTCCAAAG CTCAGAATGAAGATATATCCTCTTGTTCAAAGGATCCTATCCATTTGGGGCTATTCACAGACAGACCTGCCCTGTACAGAATGATAGAAGCAGAAG GAAAAAGCCACTTGGAGAATGGACACCCGGAATTATTTCAGCAGCTCATGCTGTGGAAAGGAGATCTGAAAAGTGCTCTTCAGTCCGCTGCAGAAAGGGGAGAGCTGACAGACCAGCTGGTGGCCATTTCGCCAATGG CTGGCTATCAGACCTGGGCATGGACTGTAGAAGCCTTCGCAAAGCAGCTCTCTTTTCAAGAGCAGTACGTTAAAGCCGCGTCCCATCTCCTCTCCATTCATAAAGTGTATGAGGCTGTGGAGCTGCTGAAATCACACAACCTTTTCAG GGAAGCCACTGCAGTTGCCAAGGCTAGGTTGCGTCCTGAAGATCCCGTTCTGAAGGATTTGTACACCAGCTGGGCAGCTGTGCTGGAGAAGGACGGCCATTATTCCATGGCAGCCAAATG TTACCTGGGAGCTGCCTCTCCCTATGATGCAGCCAAAGTGCTGGCTAAAAAGGCCGATACCACCTCCCTTAAAGCTGCTGCTGAGCTGGCTCTGATAGCTGGAGAGAAAGATCTGTCAACGATGTTCTCCTTCAAATGCGCCCAAGAACTTATGTCTTCCAAGAATTGGGTTGGGGCACAAGATGTCCTCCAGCAGCATGAGAGTTTGTTG GGACAAAGGCTGGTGTTCTGCGTCAATGAATTGCTCCAAAAGTGCCTTACTGAAAAGAATCTGGTAGAAAACCGAAGCCCATCCCTACCTTGCTACCACAGCTGGACAGTGAAGCAAGACTGCTCTTTCACAGAAATGGTGGCCGATGTGTGGCAGAGCATATTTGGTGTCGATACTGCTGAGCAGTCCAAGAACCTGCTTGAACAGCTGAGAACTATTGAGTATCCTCCCGCTACTAGCCATAGTCATCCCAGGCAG gTTTTGTTCCATATTTCCCACGATCTCACACTGGCAATTCTGAGCCATCAGACTGCTTCCTGGGAGGAGACAGTGAAAGCCACTCTTGGAGCTGTGACCCGTAGCTACGATGCTGGAAACTTCAGACTTATGCAAGAAATCTGCAACCTCCTCCTCCCTACAG GTTGCGCTCATCTAAGAGAGAAGCTGGACAGCACAGACTTGCAAAGCATGGCAGCCTGCAAAAGCCTGGAGGCATTTGTAGCTTATGGGCAACTATACGATCTCTGGTGGAACCCGGAACCTGTGGATTTTCATGTCATGGAACAACCAGGGCTGACCTCTGAGGCTTGCACTTTTGAGCTGCCCACTCCTAGCCAGAGTAACATCGAAAGAGTCTCGTTGCCTGAAGAAACTGAAGTTGAAGATCTGCTTTCAAGAGGGCATAACAATTGCACACACTCAGAAACTGATTCAGTAGCCAGCTCAAGCCTTTTAGTGCAAAGACAAGCAAAACTGAGGGGCTGTAGAGTGCTCCTTTCAGAAGAATATGCTGCAATCCAAAGTACAAAGAGAGAGATCTCTAGAATTCAGCAGACTTTGGCAGACATGATCAACCAACATCAGAAAAACAACCTCCACCAAAGTGCCACCAACAGCCAGGATTTAGCTGAATCCCCAGCAAGCCAGAGTCAGAA TAAGGAACAAGTGAATGAACCAGTTTCTCTGCTAGATTTGACAAAACAGCTAACAGAAGCAAATCAGAAACTGGCAGAGTTCCCAGATAGTATAAAG gTTTCTCCCTTCCCCGACGTACTTGAGTGCTGTCTTGTTGTGCTTCACATGAGTGTCCAGCACCATGAAGTAGTTCCAGAATTACAGGAGAAGTCATTAGAACTACTTAGAAAATACAAAGGAACTCACATTTGTAAGGACGAAATATGTCTCATTCTAGAATGGATGAACAAGATACTTCTACATAGTCATGCCGGTCCGTGA
- the GEMIN5 gene encoding gem-associated protein 5 isoform X2: MLCGTRGEAAAAGRRFAAARGDGRCEQRKRKREGEAAWEEGDRMAAAWRPGPAERVLTASPNWYCSRCSDTSQDGRLFGFAARNSVCLLEIRPSAPSFHGELVGHTERVSGFSFCSYPGQNSFCASSSDDGTVKIWDTQTLTVMTEHTLHQNTISAVHWSPKMKDLVVSGDEKGIVICYWHNRNDSQQFFPEPRTIFCLTCSLHHENLVAIGYKDGIVVVIDISRKGEVVHRLRGHDDEIHSLAWCPELGEEGICGRQDDFQDTAVGGVTEEAAVTKGYYLASGSKDQTIRVWSCTRSRVVMTLKLPFLKRRGGGVETPVKERLWLTLHWPPSQPTHILSSCFGGELLQWDLTQHGKRKWELLGASSEGQNHSRIAFNLCSLQVEARQLLLSISMDRDVKCWDLATLNCCWTLPSLGGFVYCLAFSPVDTGCLAVGVGDGMLRVWNTTSINNHYDVKTFWQGIKSKVTALAWHPKKEGCLAFGTDDGKVGIYDTYSNKPPQISSTFHKKTVYTLAWGPPVLPLSFGGDGDRPSATLYSCAGEGIVFQHNPWKLGDEAHDINKLIRETNSVKHKLPAHTEISWKPDGSILAIGNEDGSIEILRAPDLKLLCTIQQHHKLINAIRWHHDHGAQPELSYMIASGSNNAVIYVHNIKNVIENSPERPVTITEPFRTLAGHTAKITSLSWSPHHDGRLVSACYDGTAQVWNVLKEEPLHNYRGHRGRLLCVQWSPVEADSIYTGADDFCVHKWVATKQEHSRPPQGKKIIELEKKRNTQLKPKAKKKKKPLGKVPSISDVSDWVNGGENAKESFLEENGLSDQEGEKEQQEQDTVERISMEVHKDSPVCSPLACVTDIPKPPVIHKTPLVRKDQFKPGSDSSMKRKKPRSILPLSTSMDHRSKEDLHQDCMKLAAFLHSKAQNEDISSCSKDPIHLGLFTDRPALYRMIEAEGKSHLENGHPELFQQLMLWKGDLKSALQSAAERGELTDQLVAISPMAGYQTWAWTVEAFAKQLSFQEQYVKAASHLLSIHKVYEAVELLKSHNLFREATAVAKARLRPEDPVLKDLYTSWAAVLEKDGHYSMAAKCYLGAASPYDAAKVLAKKADTTSLKAAAELALIAGEKDLSTMFSFKCAQELMSSKNWVGAQDVLQQHESLLGQRLVFCVNELLQKCLTEKNLVENRSPSLPCYHSWTVKQDCSFTEMVADVWQSIFGVDTAEQSKNLLEQLRTIEYPPATSHSHPRQVLFHISHDLTLAILSHQTASWEETVKATLGAVTRSYDAGNFRLMQEICNLLLPTGCAHLREKLDSTDLQSMAACKSLEAFVAYGQLYDLWWNPEPVDFHVMEQPGLTSEACTFELPTPSQSNIERVSLPEETEVEDLLSRGHNNCTHSETDSVASSSLLVQRQAKLRGCRVLLSEEYAAIQSTKREISRIQQTLADMINQHQKNNLHQSATNSQDLAESPASQSQNKEQVNEPVSLLDLTKQLTEANQKLAEFPDSIKVSPFPDVLECCLVVLHMSVQHHEVVPELQEKSLELLRKYKGTHICKDEICLILEWMNKILLHSHAGP, translated from the exons ATGCTTTGCGGCACACGCGGGGAAGCAGCTGCAGCTGGGCGGCGCTTTGCGGCGGCGCGGGGCGACGGCCGCTGCGAGCAGCGAAAAAGAAAACGTGAGGGGGAAGCCGCCTGGGAAGAAGGAGACAGGATGGCGGCGGCGTGGCGCCCCGGGCCAGCCGAGCGGGTGCTGACGGCCTCGCCCAACTGGTACTGCAGCCGCTGCAGCGACACCTCCCAGGACGGGCGCCTCTTCGGCTTCGCGGCTCGCAACAGCGTGTGCCTCCTGGAGATCCGCCCCTCCGCGCCCTCCTTCCACG GGGAGCTAGTCGGCCACACCGAAAGAGTTTCGGGTTTCTCGTTTTGTTCCTATCCTGGTCAGAACAGCTTCTGCGCCAGCAGCTCTGATGATGGAACCGTGAAAATCTGGGATACACAAACATTGACTGTCATGACTGAACATACGTTGCATCAG AATACAATTTCTGCAGTGCACTGGTCGCCGAAAATGAAAGACTTGGTTGTGTCTGGTGATGAGAAGGGAATAGTAATTTGCTACTGGCATAATCGAAATGACAGCCAGCAGTTCTTCCCAGAGCCCAGAACTATATTCTGTCTCACCTGTTCTCTGCACCACGAGAATTTGGTAGCCATTGG CTATAAAGATGGAATAGTGGTTGTGATCGACATCAGCAGAAAGGGAGAGGTTGTTCATCGACTGAGAGGTCATGATGATGAAATACACTCTCTGGCTTGGTGCCCTGAGCTTGGGGAGGAAGGTATATGTGGTCGACAAgatgacttccaag ACACTGCTGTTGGAGGTGTGACGGAAGAGGCAGCTGTAACAAAAGGCTATTACTTGGCATCAGGAAGCAAAGATCAGACTATCCGTGTGTGGAGCTGCACCAGAAGCAGAG TGGTAATGACTCTGAAATTGCCTTTTTTGAAAAGAAGAGGTGGAGGTGTTGAAACACCTGTGAAAGAACGCCTCTGGTTAACACTACATTGGCCCCCAAGTCAGCCCACACACATCTTATCCAGCTGCTTTGG AGGTGAGCTGCTGCAGTGGGATTTGACTCAACATGGGAAGCGGAAATGGGAACTTCTGGGAGCATCATCCGAAGGACAAAACCACTCCAGGATAGCGTTCAATTTGTGTTCCTTGCAAGTAGAGGCTAGGCAGCTACTTCTCTCCATTTCAATGGACAGAGAT GTGAAGTGTTGGGACCTGGCAACTTTAAATTGCTGCTGGACGTTGCCTTCTCTTGGGGGTTTTGTGTACTGTTTGGCCTTTTCCCCCGTGGATACAGGCTGCCTTGCTGTAGGAGTTGGGGACGGCATGCTTCGGGTGTGGAACACCACGTCTATCAACAATCACTATGATGTGAAAACCTTTTGGCAGGGCATTAAATCCAAGGTCACAGCT TTGGCCTGGCACCCAAAGAAAGAAGGCTGTTTAGCTTTCGGAACAGATGATGGGAAGGTCGGCATCTATGACACCTACTCCAACAA GCCCCCACAGATCTCCAGCACCTTCCACAAGAAAACGGTGTACACGTTAGCCTGGGGACCTCCCGTCCTTCCGTTGTCCTTTG GAGGGGATGGTGACAGACCTTCAGCAACTTTGTATAGCTGTGCAGGAGAGGGGATTGTCTTTCAGCACAATCCTTGGAAACTTGGTGATGAAGCCCATGACATCAACAAACTAATCAGAGAAACTAATTCAGTCAAA CACAAACTACCAGCACACACAGAGATCAGCTGGAAACCAGATGGCAGCATCTTGGCTATTGGTAATGAAGATGG TTCTATTGAAATACTTCGGGCTCCTGACTTGAAACTCTTGTGCACCATCCAGCAGCACCACAAGCTCATCAATGCTATTCGCTGGCATCACGATCATGGGGCACAGCCAGAACTGAGTTACATGATAGCTTCTGGCTCAAACAATGCTGTCATTTATGTACACAATATCAAGAATGTCATAG AAAACTCTCCAGAGAGACCTGTGACAATAACTGAACCTTTCCGTACTTTGGCGGGGCACACAGCTAAGATTACTAGCTTGTCTTGGAGCCCACATCATGACGGGCGGCTCGTATCTGCTTGCTATGATGGCACTGCCCAG GTTTGGAATGTTCTGAAGGAAGAGCCTTTGCACAACTACAGGGGACACCGGGGCCGGCTGCTTTGTGTGCAGTGGTCCCCTGTGGAAGCGGACTCCATTTATACTGGAGCAGACGACTTCTGTGTTCATAAATGGGTAGCTACAAAGCAAGAGCACAGCCGCCCTCCCCAAG GTAAGAAGATCATTGAATTGGAGAAAAAGAGGAACACTCAGCTCAAACCAAAagccaagaaaaagaagaagccgtTGGGAAAGGTGCCTTCAATATCGGATGTAAGTGACTGGGTGAATGGTGGTGAGAACGCGAAAGAGTCTTTCTTAGAGGAGAATGGCCTGTCAGAccaagagggagaaaaggagcaACAGGAGCAGGATACAGTTGAGAGGATTTCCATGGAAG TTCATAAGGATTCTCCAGTGTGTTCACCGCTTGCCTGTGTGACCGATATTCCAAAACCACCTGTGATCCACAAGACCCCGCTTGTGAGGAAGGATCAGTTTAAACCAG GATCAGATTCTTCTATGAAGAGGAAAAAGCCTCGCTCCATCCTACCTCTCAGCACATCTATGGACCATAGGTCAAAAGAAGACCTGCACCAGGACTGTATGAAACTAGCAGCTTTCTTGCACTCCAAAG CTCAGAATGAAGATATATCCTCTTGTTCAAAGGATCCTATCCATTTGGGGCTATTCACAGACAGACCTGCCCTGTACAGAATGATAGAAGCAGAAG GAAAAAGCCACTTGGAGAATGGACACCCGGAATTATTTCAGCAGCTCATGCTGTGGAAAGGAGATCTGAAAAGTGCTCTTCAGTCCGCTGCAGAAAGGGGAGAGCTGACAGACCAGCTGGTGGCCATTTCGCCAATGG CTGGCTATCAGACCTGGGCATGGACTGTAGAAGCCTTCGCAAAGCAGCTCTCTTTTCAAGAGCAGTACGTTAAAGCCGCGTCCCATCTCCTCTCCATTCATAAAGTGTATGAGGCTGTGGAGCTGCTGAAATCACACAACCTTTTCAG GGAAGCCACTGCAGTTGCCAAGGCTAGGTTGCGTCCTGAAGATCCCGTTCTGAAGGATTTGTACACCAGCTGGGCAGCTGTGCTGGAGAAGGACGGCCATTATTCCATGGCAGCCAAATG TTACCTGGGAGCTGCCTCTCCCTATGATGCAGCCAAAGTGCTGGCTAAAAAGGCCGATACCACCTCCCTTAAAGCTGCTGCTGAGCTGGCTCTGATAGCTGGAGAGAAAGATCTGTCAACGATGTTCTCCTTCAAATGCGCCCAAGAACTTATGTCTTCCAAGAATTGGGTTGGGGCACAAGATGTCCTCCAGCAGCATGAGAGTTTGTTG GGACAAAGGCTGGTGTTCTGCGTCAATGAATTGCTCCAAAAGTGCCTTACTGAAAAGAATCTGGTAGAAAACCGAAGCCCATCCCTACCTTGCTACCACAGCTGGACAGTGAAGCAAGACTGCTCTTTCACAGAAATGGTGGCCGATGTGTGGCAGAGCATATTTGGTGTCGATACTGCTGAGCAGTCCAAGAACCTGCTTGAACAGCTGAGAACTATTGAGTATCCTCCCGCTACTAGCCATAGTCATCCCAGGCAG gTTTTGTTCCATATTTCCCACGATCTCACACTGGCAATTCTGAGCCATCAGACTGCTTCCTGGGAGGAGACAGTGAAAGCCACTCTTGGAGCTGTGACCCGTAGCTACGATGCTGGAAACTTCAGACTTATGCAAGAAATCTGCAACCTCCTCCTCCCTACAG GTTGCGCTCATCTAAGAGAGAAGCTGGACAGCACAGACTTGCAAAGCATGGCAGCCTGCAAAAGCCTGGAGGCATTTGTAGCTTATGGGCAACTATACGATCTCTGGTGGAACCCGGAACCTGTGGATTTTCATGTCATGGAACAACCAGGGCTGACCTCTGAGGCTTGCACTTTTGAGCTGCCCACTCCTAGCCAGAGTAACATCGAAAGAGTCTCGTTGCCTGAAGAAACTGAAGTTGAAGATCTGCTTTCAAGAGGGCATAACAATTGCACACACTCAGAAACTGATTCAGTAGCCAGCTCAAGCCTTTTAGTGCAAAGACAAGCAAAACTGAGGGGCTGTAGAGTGCTCCTTTCAGAAGAATATGCTGCAATCCAAAGTACAAAGAGAGAGATCTCTAGAATTCAGCAGACTTTGGCAGACATGATCAACCAACATCAGAAAAACAACCTCCACCAAAGTGCCACCAACAGCCAGGATTTAGCTGAATCCCCAGCAAGCCAGAGTCAGAA TAAGGAACAAGTGAATGAACCAGTTTCTCTGCTAGATTTGACAAAACAGCTAACAGAAGCAAATCAGAAACTGGCAGAGTTCCCAGATAGTATAAAG gTTTCTCCCTTCCCCGACGTACTTGAGTGCTGTCTTGTTGTGCTTCACATGAGTGTCCAGCACCATGAAGTAGTTCCAGAATTACAGGAGAAGTCATTAGAACTACTTAGAAAATACAAAGGAACTCACATTTGTAAGGACGAAATATGTCTCATTCTAGAATGGATGAACAAGATACTTCTACATAGTCATGCCGGTCCGTGA